Proteins co-encoded in one Spirochaetota bacterium genomic window:
- a CDS encoding DNA-directed RNA polymerase subunit beta gives MADEIIIDNKQYPERGTAFAKQYTVTDEGRVNFARSPEIGTPPDFLEMQTISYHEFLQKDIPSAKRDKQGLELVLESVFPIVSQNEKMHIEFINYTIEDPKITEQEAIVRDKTFAYAFKMKVRLIVKETMKIVEQDIFIGEIPAMTQRGTFIVNGAERVVVSQIHRSPGVVFNFSNKDSA, from the coding sequence ATGGCCGACGAGATCATCATCGACAATAAGCAGTATCCGGAGCGTGGGACTGCTTTTGCCAAGCAGTATACCGTTACCGATGAGGGCAGGGTGAACTTCGCACGCAGCCCCGAGATAGGCACGCCGCCGGACTTCCTCGAGATGCAGACGATCTCCTACCACGAATTCCTGCAGAAGGATATTCCCTCGGCAAAACGCGACAAACAAGGCCTGGAACTCGTTCTCGAATCGGTGTTCCCTATCGTGAGCCAGAACGAGAAGATGCACATCGAGTTCATCAATTATACGATCGAAGACCCGAAGATAACCGAGCAGGAGGCGATAGTCCGCGACAAGACGTTCGCCTATGCCTTTAAAATGAAAGTGCGCCTTATCGTGAAGGAAACGATGAAGATCGTCGAACAGGATATCTTCATCGGCGAGATACCCGCCATGACCCAGCGCGGTACCTTCATCGTCAACGGCGCCGAACGTGTCGTTGTTTCGCAGATACACCGATCGCCGGGCGTCGTGTTCAATTTCTCGAACAAGGATTCCGCGTA
- the rplL gene encoding 50S ribosomal protein L7/L12 — protein MAKLTKEEFIAAVKELTVVELNDLVEALQKEFNVTASAPVAAAPAAGGGAAPVEEKTAFDVILTGHDAAQKINVIKAVREVTGLGLKEAKDAVEKGTEKLKEGVKKEEADEIKKKIEAAGGKVEIK, from the coding sequence ATGGCTAAGCTGACAAAAGAAGAGTTCATCGCCGCGGTCAAGGAACTGACGGTCGTGGAACTCAACGACCTCGTCGAGGCGTTACAGAAGGAATTCAATGTTACCGCTTCGGCTCCGGTCGCTGCGGCTCCGGCAGCCGGCGGCGGTGCAGCCCCTGTTGAAGAGAAGACCGCGTTCGACGTTATCCTCACCGGGCATGATGCCGCGCAGAAGATCAACGTCATCAAAGCGGTGCGCGAAGTCACGGGCCTTGGCCTGAAAGAGGCGAAGGATGCCGTCGAGAAGGGCACCGAAAAGCTCAAAGAGGGCGTTAAGAAAGAAGAGGCTGACGAGATCAAGAAGAAGATCGAAGCGGCCGGCGGAAAAGTTGAGATCAAGTAA